From a single Tachypleus tridentatus isolate NWPU-2018 chromosome 6, ASM421037v1, whole genome shotgun sequence genomic region:
- the LOC143254064 gene encoding uncharacterized protein LOC143254064 isoform X1 — MSHSTEECSSKNLLQGQAQKCLPGRSISVRRRESRGLEIEERLKQFSQEKQLMQENPKQRDFKELSVRPGSVKERAQKLNKLAVESDLTCRTFSFPGSVAAENRRKSSGSDDYSYFLVNTFTARQRQWVLKASRADYHSLLRLLKEEPKLASFKNSLHWAAKHGNTDVIKLIVGVHKVDANTRTVTYD; from the exons ATGTCTCATTCAACTGAAGAATGTTCCAGTAAAAACTTGCTCCAAGGCCAAGCACAAAAGTGTTTACCTGGTCGGAGCATTTCTGTCAGGCGGAGGGAAAGTAGAGGACTTGAAATTGAAGAAAGGCTCAAACAATTCAGCCAAGAAAAACAGTTGATGCAA GAAAATCCTAAACAAAGAGACTTCAAAGAACTGAGTGTGAGACCAGGAAGTGTGAAGGAACGTGCTCAGAAGTTAAATAAGCTTGCTGTGGAATCTGACCTTACCTGCAGGACCTTTTCATTTCCAGGGTCAGTTGCAgcagaaaacagaagaaaaagcaGT ggCTCTGATGATTACAGTTACTTCTTGGTTAATACA TTTACTGCAAGACAAAGACAGTGGGTACTAAAAGCGTCTCGGGCGGATTATCATTCATTGTTACGGCTTCTAAAAGAAGAACCCAAGCTTGCCTCCTTCAAG AACTCTCTACACTGGGCTGCTAAACATGGGAACACTGATGTTATCAAGTTGATAGTTGGTGTACATAAAGTCGATGCAAACACTCGCACGGTAACTTACGATTAG
- the LOC143254064 gene encoding uncharacterized protein LOC143254064 isoform X4: MNNYDNEHLSWCEKFKENPKQRDFKELSVRPGSVKERAQKLNKLAVESDLTCRTFSFPGSVAAENRRKSSGSDDYSYFLVNTFTARQRQWVLKASRADYHSLLRLLKEEPKLASFKNSLHWAAKHGNTDVIKLIVGVHKVDANTRTVTYD; the protein is encoded by the exons ATGAATAATTACGATAATGAACACTTAAGTTGGTGTGAAAAATTCAAG GAAAATCCTAAACAAAGAGACTTCAAAGAACTGAGTGTGAGACCAGGAAGTGTGAAGGAACGTGCTCAGAAGTTAAATAAGCTTGCTGTGGAATCTGACCTTACCTGCAGGACCTTTTCATTTCCAGGGTCAGTTGCAgcagaaaacagaagaaaaagcaGT ggCTCTGATGATTACAGTTACTTCTTGGTTAATACA TTTACTGCAAGACAAAGACAGTGGGTACTAAAAGCGTCTCGGGCGGATTATCATTCATTGTTACGGCTTCTAAAAGAAGAACCCAAGCTTGCCTCCTTCAAG AACTCTCTACACTGGGCTGCTAAACATGGGAACACTGATGTTATCAAGTTGATAGTTGGTGTACATAAAGTCGATGCAAACACTCGCACGGTAACTTACGATTAG
- the LOC143254064 gene encoding uncharacterized protein LOC143254064 isoform X3, with amino-acid sequence MSHSTEECSSKNLLQGQAQKCLPGRSISVRRRESRGLEIEERLKQFSQEKQLMQENPKQRDFKELSVRPGSVKERAQKLNKLAVESDLTCRTFSFPGSVAAENRRKSSGSDDYSYFLVNTFTARQRQWVLKASRADYHSLLRLLKEEPKLASFKDFITGVSVTILS; translated from the exons ATGTCTCATTCAACTGAAGAATGTTCCAGTAAAAACTTGCTCCAAGGCCAAGCACAAAAGTGTTTACCTGGTCGGAGCATTTCTGTCAGGCGGAGGGAAAGTAGAGGACTTGAAATTGAAGAAAGGCTCAAACAATTCAGCCAAGAAAAACAGTTGATGCAA GAAAATCCTAAACAAAGAGACTTCAAAGAACTGAGTGTGAGACCAGGAAGTGTGAAGGAACGTGCTCAGAAGTTAAATAAGCTTGCTGTGGAATCTGACCTTACCTGCAGGACCTTTTCATTTCCAGGGTCAGTTGCAgcagaaaacagaagaaaaagcaGT ggCTCTGATGATTACAGTTACTTCTTGGTTAATACA TTTACTGCAAGACAAAGACAGTGGGTACTAAAAGCGTCTCGGGCGGATTATCATTCATTGTTACGGCTTCTAAAAGAAGAACCCAAGCTTGCCTCCTTCAAG GACTTCATTACT GGGGTAAGTGTGACCATTCTCTCTTAA
- the LOC143254064 gene encoding uncharacterized protein LOC143254064 isoform X2, producing the protein MSHSTEECSSKNLLQGQAQKCLPGRSISVRRRESRGLEIEERLKQFSQEKQLMQENPKQRDFKELSVRPGSVKERAQKLNKLAVESDLTCRTFSFPGSVAAENRRKSSGSDDYSYFLVNTFTARQRQWVLKASRADYHSLLRLLKEEPKLASFKDFITVSIPFSCFSIKNFKSSHECVS; encoded by the exons ATGTCTCATTCAACTGAAGAATGTTCCAGTAAAAACTTGCTCCAAGGCCAAGCACAAAAGTGTTTACCTGGTCGGAGCATTTCTGTCAGGCGGAGGGAAAGTAGAGGACTTGAAATTGAAGAAAGGCTCAAACAATTCAGCCAAGAAAAACAGTTGATGCAA GAAAATCCTAAACAAAGAGACTTCAAAGAACTGAGTGTGAGACCAGGAAGTGTGAAGGAACGTGCTCAGAAGTTAAATAAGCTTGCTGTGGAATCTGACCTTACCTGCAGGACCTTTTCATTTCCAGGGTCAGTTGCAgcagaaaacagaagaaaaagcaGT ggCTCTGATGATTACAGTTACTTCTTGGTTAATACA TTTACTGCAAGACAAAGACAGTGGGTACTAAAAGCGTCTCGGGCGGATTATCATTCATTGTTACGGCTTCTAAAAGAAGAACCCAAGCTTGCCTCCTTCAAG GACTTCATTACTGTAAGTATaccattttcatgtttttctattaaaaactttaaatcttCACATGAATGTGTCTCGTAG